DNA sequence from the Chloroflexota bacterium genome:
GCAAGGCGTTCAGGGCATGGTGGTGCTCAGTGGCTACGCCCATCCACTGTATGCGGAACTCTACGAAGCCAAGGGGTGGGTGCGCCGGTGTATGAGCACCATCAACCAGAACGGCAGTCAGGCCCGCGAATGCCTGTGGCTCAACCCCGCAGCGCAGAAAGCAGGGCCGCAGCCATCGCTCTTCGAGACGGTGCAATGACCATTGGCCCTTCTTGTCCCCTCCCCGCCCCACCGTGGGAAACCGGCCAGCCCGTCCGCATGACGTGGACTGAAGCCCTGGGTTGGTTCGACCGCTACCGCCCCGAAGTGGTGGCCGTGTACCGGCGAAAGGGGCGCACGGTGGCCGTGGTGAGGCCGAGAAAGAATGAGAGGAGTGAACCTCATGCCCCAAAAGGTGTATCGCAAAATCGTTGAAATCGAGCAGTCGCCGTTCAATCGGCGCTACATGCTCGTGTTGGAGTGTGGTCATACCGTTTGGGTTTCGCGCCGCCCTCGGCGCGAGATGGTGCATTGCGAACAGTGCACCGCCCAACAGAACACCAAAGCCAAAGAGGTGAACCATGTCTGACTTGTACGAAATGCAATTCATTGGCCGTTTGGCCGCCGACCCTGAAGCCCGCTACACCTCCGAAGGCCGCCTGGTGGCAAACTTCCGGGTGGCGGTCAATCGCCGCTGGAAGGACGCCCAGGGTGAGCAGCAAGAGGCCACCGAGTGGGTGGACGTGGCTGCGTGGGGCAAACTGGGCGAACTGTGCGACCAGTACCTGAAGAAAGGCCGCCGCGTGTGGGTACGCGGACGCCCCGAAGCCCGCGCATGGATTGGCAAAGACGGCGAAGCCCATGCCGCCCTGCGCGTCACCGCCCGCGAGGTGCAATTCCTGGACGGCGGCAAGGAGGGCGAAGATGCGTAGCCTTCACTTGGTCGTGCGCCTGACCTACGACCCCCAAACCGCCCACAGCGGCGAAGACGACCCCGAAGCCAAGCGGTACTTCTTCGAGCACGTGCTTGGCGGGCGGCTGGTGTTGACTTCCCCCGAACTGGGCAAGATTGGGGAAGTGGAAGTGGTCGAGGTTTCGGATGAAGAAGCCCCCCGCCGCCTTATCGTTCGACCCGCTACTCATATTCCATCGGGAACCAGCCATTACCCCGACACCTTCACAGCAGCCCCTGATAGCGGCACAGGCTTTTTTGGTGGCGGCGGTGCCCGCGCTATGAAACCGACCTACCCCACCCCCTCACCGGCCCGCGTGTACCGGAACGAGGAGCCTGCCCCCTACGAGGTGTAGCAATGAAAGTGTCTGGGCGACTATTCCGTTCTGCCCCCTCCAAGCGGCGGCGCACGGGGAAAGGGCAAGGAAGAGAATACCAATGGCAGGTCATCAACGACCCTACCCCGGAACAAGCCTTCCTGGGGCGACTGTTCCGCCTGATTGACATCAAGCGCGGCGTCCGGGTGGGCACCTGGGAGGACGGCACACGCTGGCGCAACATCGTCACCGGCACTGAAATCGTGATCGAAAACGGCGAGATGGTGCGCCGGTGCGAATAAAAAAAGCGCCCCGCAGGAATGGCGGTTCCCGCGGGGCAAAGACAGAAAGTGTGGTGTTGCCATGACTATTTTACCAGAACCTTTGACATCCTCATCCCTTGCCCCGCGCCAAAGCGCCTTAGTGCAGCCAAAACCGGCGGGGCAACTGGCCGCCCGTCTCACCCGCCCC
Encoded proteins:
- a CDS encoding single-stranded DNA-binding protein, which encodes MYEMQFIGRLAADPEARYTSEGRLVANFRVAVNRRWKDAQGEQQEATEWVDVAAWGKLGELCDQYLKKGRRVWVRGRPEARAWIGKDGEAHAALRVTAREVQFLDGGKEGEDA